GTCTCGGTCCCGTCGGTGATTGTCGCGATGATGGTCTCGTTTGCCGGGTTCTCCACTTCAATCGCCGCCGATGAAGGCGCGCGCGTGAGCCACTGTCCGTTGACGTACATCCCGGCAGCGATCGGACTTTCCGAGGAGAGGGTAATATCAAACACGAACGAGTTGTCCTTTGGTATGACCAAACTGATCAAAGTAAGTTAAGAAAAGAGACCAAAGTCAATCCTTAATCGAGAAATTTAGTACGTAAAAATAATAAACATATGAAAAATAAGGGAAAACTGGCGAAAATTTCTGACCATCTGAAAAAATTGCTTTACGAACATCAAATTTATGTCGTACCAAAAACCTGAAATTGATGACAAGGGAGACGTGACGCCCAATGGACATCGGCAACGAAACGGGTCGGGCAGCGGACAATGTGGTCGCAATGCTGGAAGCGAAAATCGTTTCCGGTGAGCTGGAAGACAGAACGCCCTTGCCCGCCGAGCGGGAGTTGATGGAACAGTTCGGCGCAAGCAGGACCGTGATCCGCGAGGCGATTTCCCAGCTGTCCAGCCGCGGACTGATCGAAACGCGGCCCCGCTTTCGCCCGATCGTGCGCAAGCCGGACTACGCGACCGTCCTCCACGCCTGTGGCAACGTCGTCCAGCATCTCCTGACGGACAAGACGGGCATCAAGAACCTCTACGACAGCCGGGTCTTCATCGAACGCGCCCTTGTGCGCGAAGCTGCGTTGTCGGCACGCAAGGAGGACATCGCAGGCCTGCGGGAAGCGCTCGAGGAAAACCGGAAGGCCATTCCGGACTCGAACGAATTCTACCGGACGGATGTCGCCTTCCACGGTGTTCTCTACCGCATTCCCAGGAACCCGATTTTCCCCGCCATGCACGAAGGTTATACGTCCTGGCTGGCGCCCCAGTGGGACCGCATGCTGCGCTCTCCTGAGCGCAACGAAGTCAACTACCTGGCGCACAAGTCCATTCTCGACGCGATTGTGGAGCGCGATCCGGTCGCGGCGGAAGAAGCGCTGAACAACCATCTGAAGGCGGCCTGGGAATTCGTCCGCGTCACATTTGACTGGGGGGACGAATGACCTTGGAATACGACTACATCGTCATTGGCGGCGGTTCGGGCGGTGCTGTCGCGGCAGCGCGGCTCGTCAGCGAGGCCGGCGCGCGCGTGCTCTTGCTGGAAGCAGGCTATTCCCATCGCCACCCG
This region of uncultured Roseibium sp. genomic DNA includes:
- a CDS encoding FCD domain-containing protein, which gives rise to MDIGNETGRAADNVVAMLEAKIVSGELEDRTPLPAERELMEQFGASRTVIREAISQLSSRGLIETRPRFRPIVRKPDYATVLHACGNVVQHLLTDKTGIKNLYDSRVFIERALVREAALSARKEDIAGLREALEENRKAIPDSNEFYRTDVAFHGVLYRIPRNPIFPAMHEGYTSWLAPQWDRMLRSPERNEVNYLAHKSILDAIVERDPVAAEEALNNHLKAAWEFVRVTFDWGDE